CCGCCTCGGGGCGGTAATCGGCGCGCGGTGCGGCCTGCAAGACATTGTCTGTACCCAGGCGCGCCACCAGCAATTCCAGCAGGCGCTGACGCTCCTGCGGCGTACCGCCCGGCTCGGGGAACAGGGTCTCGCTGGGCGGCGCCATCGCTTGCACCTGCAGCGCTTCCAGGCTCAGGCCGATCACGGGCGCCTCCAGCACCAGTTGCGCCAGGCGTTCCTTGAGCAAACGCACCAGATGCTCGTCGCGCCAGACGGCTTCGCCCAGCGCCAGGTCAATGACGGTGGGCGGGCGCGCCACCCTGCCCCGCTCGTGCGCCAGCAGCAGCTGTATGCGCTCGACGGCAAATTGCCGCGCGCACAGCCAGCCCGTCATTTGCTGCAGCAGGCGGCGCGCGCCGAACAGCAGCGCGTCGGCGTGCTCCACGCGGTCGAACAGTTCCAGGCTGGCGCGGAACGTGGGCGGCGCTTCGAGCCAGACGAACAGTTCCGTGCTGTGGCCATGCGCGTCGTCGAGCATGTCCAGCAAGGCCCCGCCGCAGCGGCGCTGCAAGCCGGGCCGGGGCAAGTGGCGCAACTGCCCCAGGGTGCGGCAGCCGATGCCCTCGAACCAGTCGAGCCAGGGGCGCGCGGGCGGCAGCAAGGCGCACGGCAAGCCATCGAGCCGGCGCACCAGGCTGGCCATGCTCAAGGTCCGGCCCCGGCGCGTACTGGCGCGCGCCAGCAGCCAGGCACCGCGTGCCGTGGGAGCGCACGACAGCTGGGCCGTGTAGCCGAGCGCGCGCAAGCTGGCCGCAATGTGCCGGCACAGGGCGCGCACGCCGCCGAACAGGCGCAGGCTGGCGCCCGCGTCGACGAGCAGGGTCGCTTCCTCGCCCTGCGCCACCAGCGGCGAATATTGCAGCAGCGCCAGCGCCACCGCCTGCAGGGCCTGCACTTCCAGCTCGGGCGAGCGCTCGTGCAAACGCGCCTGCGGTGCCAGCATCAGCGCGCCCGCCCGGCGCATGCCGGGCCGGATGCCGGCCGCCAAGGCCAGCGGCGACAGGGCCATCACTTGCTCCTGCTCCAGCACCACGCCGAGGTGGTCAGCCGACCAGCGCGGGCAAAATACTTCGAGCGGGAGCCGGGGCAGGCACAGGCCGATCCAGAGTCGCATGGCGCAGCAATAATGAAGGAGGTTGCAGGGGCAGGAACAACGGCGCGTCGCGCTGCGGTCCCCGGCGCTTGATGAAGCCGATCTCGATGCCGCCGGCGGCCGGGCGCACGGACAGGCGCAGCGGCGCGGGCGACGCATCCTGCGCGCCGTGCAGGGGGCGCAGCATGCAGAACAGGGTGTTGCCCGACTGCGCCGCCAGGTGCAGCCGGCGCAGGCTGTCGGCGCGCACGTGCGATTGCCAGAACAGCAGGGCGCCGCACGTGCCGCTGCGCAAGATGTTCTCGGCCGCCCACAGGGCATCCTTGCTGCCGGCGCTTTTGAGCCACAGCAATTGCGACGGCGCCAGCCCCTGCGCGGCCAGGGCCAGCGCCTGCGGCGGATGGGGCGGCTGCAGCAGCACGATGGGCAAGCCCGGCAGCTGCGCCAGCGCGGGCGCCAGCAGCCGCAATTCGCCGCTGCCCGGCTGCTGCACCAGCAGATCGATAAGGCTGCCGCTGGGCCAGCCGCCGCCGGGCAGCTGCGCCGACAGGGCGGCAAAGCCCGTATCCAGGCAGCGCGCGGCGCCCTGGCCCAGCTGCGACGCACGCCACAGGGACGGGTGCAAGGCTTCCGGCGACGCCATCAATTGGGAATGTTGCATAATTGAATATCAAGATGAATACTGTATGCATATACAGTACTATCCGGACCCGCTTTTGGCAAGGCTTATCTGCGCAGCGCCTGCCCGCAGGCCGCTCCGCCATGTCCGAAAAACCCCGTTTCTGGCATCGATTGCTGTACCATAAGCACTCTCCTTACCGCTCGGCAATGCACCGGGCGGCTTCCTCCGTCCATAAGGAAACGCATTTGACCACCATCCAACTCATCAGCGCCATCGTCTTCGGCCTTGCGCTCATCCACACCTTCGCCGCCAAATCGTTTGAAACATTATCGCGGCGCCACCCCCGCCATGCGGGCTTGCTGCATCTGCTGGGCGAAGTGGAAGTCGTGTTCGGCTTCTGGGCCTTCATCCTGATCATCATCATGGCCTTTGTCTCGGGCAGCGATGCGGCCATCGAGTACGCCGAGTCGCGCCATTACACGGAACCGCTGTTCGTCTTCGTCGTCATGGTCGTGGCCGCCTCGCGCCCCGTGCTCGACGCCGTGCAGCGCTTGTTGAAAGGCGTGGCGCGCGTGATGCCGCTGCGCACGGAACTGGCCCTCGTCTGGCTGGGCCTGGCGCTCGTGCCCCTGACGGGCTCCCTGATCACGGAACCGGCCGCCATGACCCTGGCCGCGCTGATGCTGGCGCCGCAAATCTTCCGCCCGGGCATCCCTGAATGGCTGAAATACGGCGCATTGGGCGTGCTGTTCGTCAACGTTTCCATCGGCGGCACCCTCACCTCGTATGCGGCACCACCCGTGCTGATGGTGGCCACCACATGGAACTGGGACAGCGCCTTCATGGCCACCCATTTCGGCTGGAAAGCCGCCATCGCCGTGCTGGTCAACGCCACGGGCGTGAGCATTTTGCTGCGCAAATATCTGCACAGCAATACCTCCGACATCAAGCCGAAAGCCGGTGAAGTCGAAGCGCCGAAAGTGCCGCTGGCCGTCAGCCTCGTGCACATGATCGTGCTGGCCGGCGTCGTGACCCTGGCGCATCATCCCGTGCTGTTCATCGGCCTGTTCCTGTTCTTCCTCGGCTTCGTGCAGGCGTATGAGCGCTATCAAAGCCCGCTGATCCTGAAAGAGGGTTTATTGGTCGGCTTCTTCCTCGGCGGCCTGGTGGTACTGGGCGGCATGCAGCAATGGTGGCTGCAACCGATCGTCTCGAGTCTGAAGCCGCTGGCCCTGTTCTTCGGCGCCCTGGGCTTGACGGCAATTACCGACAATGCAGCCCTCACCTACCTCGGTTCGCTGATCGTCGGCATGACGGACGAAGCGAAATACATGCTGATGGCCGGCGCCGTGGCCGGCGGCGGCCTGACCGTCATCGCCAATGCGCCGAACCCGGCCGGCGTGGCCCTGCTGCGCCGCGGCTTCAAGGATGAATCGATCGGCGCCGTCGGCCTGCTGGCCGGCGCCCTGCTGCCGACGGCCGTGGCGGGCCTGGCCTTCCTGGCCTTGTAGGCACCCTCGCGGGGCGGCTGCCGGCCGCCCCTGCTCTCCCTCAGTTTCCCCTCAGTTTCCTTCATACACGAGGAAATGCAGCCGGTCATAGAACAGGCTGTAGGCATAGTCGAACGTGCCCACGCTGCGAAAACCCTTGTGCAGATACACTTGCAGCGCTTCGCTCTTTTCCCACACCGTCAGGGTGATGCGCGCGCAGCCCTTGCGGCTGGCCAGGTCGCGGATCTCATGGAAC
This window of the Janthinobacterium agaricidamnosum genome carries:
- a CDS encoding Y-family DNA polymerase, yielding MRLWIGLCLPRLPLEVFCPRWSADHLGVVLEQEQVMALSPLALAAGIRPGMRRAGALMLAPQARLHERSPELEVQALQAVALALLQYSPLVAQGEEATLLVDAGASLRLFGGVRALCRHIAASLRALGYTAQLSCAPTARGAWLLARASTRRGRTLSMASLVRRLDGLPCALLPPARPWLDWFEGIGCRTLGQLRHLPRPGLQRRCGGALLDMLDDAHGHSTELFVWLEAPPTFRASLELFDRVEHADALLFGARRLLQQMTGWLCARQFAVERIQLLLAHERGRVARPPTVIDLALGEAVWRDEHLVRLLKERLAQLVLEAPVIGLSLEALQVQAMAPPSETLFPEPGGTPQERQRLLELLVARLGTDNVLQAAPRADYRPEAANQWLPLPARGSGKNAPPDLPPGLSGMPRPGWLLAQPIALLMREHRPFYGSPLKMVSVAERIEAGWWGQSQARDYFIAEGLDHAHYWVYRERIAGSGEDAAPRWFLHGLFG
- the imuA gene encoding translesion DNA synthesis-associated protein ImuA, which produces MQHSQLMASPEALHPSLWRASQLGQGAARCLDTGFAALSAQLPGGGWPSGSLIDLLVQQPGSGELRLLAPALAQLPGLPIVLLQPPHPPQALALAAQGLAPSQLLWLKSAGSKDALWAAENILRSGTCGALLFWQSHVRADSLRRLHLAAQSGNTLFCMLRPLHGAQDASPAPLRLSVRPAAGGIEIGFIKRRGPQRDAPLFLPLQPPSLLLRHATLDRPVPAPAPARSILPALVG
- a CDS encoding putative Na+/H+ antiporter, with protein sequence MTTIQLISAIVFGLALIHTFAAKSFETLSRRHPRHAGLLHLLGEVEVVFGFWAFILIIIMAFVSGSDAAIEYAESRHYTEPLFVFVVMVVAASRPVLDAVQRLLKGVARVMPLRTELALVWLGLALVPLTGSLITEPAAMTLAALMLAPQIFRPGIPEWLKYGALGVLFVNVSIGGTLTSYAAPPVLMVATTWNWDSAFMATHFGWKAAIAVLVNATGVSILLRKYLHSNTSDIKPKAGEVEAPKVPLAVSLVHMIVLAGVVTLAHHPVLFIGLFLFFLGFVQAYERYQSPLILKEGLLVGFFLGGLVVLGGMQQWWLQPIVSSLKPLALFFGALGLTAITDNAALTYLGSLIVGMTDEAKYMLMAGAVAGGGLTVIANAPNPAGVALLRRGFKDESIGAVGLLAGALLPTAVAGLAFLAL